In a single window of the Etheostoma spectabile isolate EspeVRDwgs_2016 chromosome 3, UIUC_Espe_1.0, whole genome shotgun sequence genome:
- the tmem120ab gene encoding transmembrane protein 120A-like encodes MNRLLLYSSSKLYTKQLSQTKHSPAAVRRLGVVLEEWKCLDKEYQQLQETHRMYLQKLDEISKLQNNCSSSISSQRKGLKEVSRLVEKCSKGPSEEDTKTLDEMCEKIKMRPNAFSEMEAFLPKKNGLYLSLVLGNVNVTLFSKRSKFAYKDEYEKFKLYLTVLLMLFSFTCYFFASYRFLDAIFNFLLLWYYCTLTIREGILITNGSRIKGWWVFHHYISAFLSGVMLTWPDGNLYKIFRNQFLAYSLYQSFVQCLQCYYQSGCLYRLRALGERHNMDLTVEGFQSWMWKGLTFLLPFLFFGHFWQLFNSLSLFQMAQLPECKEWQVLMCGLCFLILFMGNFFTTVAVVRHKVKSRNQKPKSM; translated from the exons ATGAACAGGCTTCTACTCTACAGCTCCAGCAAGCTCTACACCAAACAGCTGTCTCAAACGAAACATTCACCTGCCGCTGTCAGAC GTTTAGGAGTCGTTCTGGAGGAGTGGAAATGTCTGGATAAGGAATATCAACAACTTCAG GAGACACACAGAATGTACTTACAGAAGCTGGATGAAATTTCCAAACTACAAAACAACTGCTCTTCCTCCATTTCCAGTCAGCGCAAAGGGCTGAAAGAAGTGTCCCGCCTAGTGGAAAA atgcagcaaaggaccaTCAGAAGAAGACACTAAAACCTTGGATGAAATGTGTGAGAAGATAAAGATGAGACCAAATGCTTTCTCTGAAATGGAAGCTTTCCTTCCAAAAAAAAACGG GTTGTACCTCAGTCTGGTTCTTGGAAATGTGaatgtcactcttttcagcAAGCGGTCAAA ATTTGCATACAAAGATGAATACGAGAAGTTCAAGCTGTATCTCACAGTCCTCCTGATGCTGTTCTCTTTCACATGCTATTTCTTTGCGAGCTACAG ATTCCTTGATGCAATCTTCAATTTCCTGCTGTTGTGGTACTACTGTACATTAACCATCAGGGAAGGTATCCTCATCACCAACGGCTCCAG AATCAAAGGCTGGTGGGTTTTTCATCACTACATCTCAGCTTTTTTGTCCGGTGTAATGCTGACATG GCCAGATGGGAATCTGTACAAGATATTCAGGAACCAGTTCCTTGCCTACTCCTTGTATCAAA GTTTCGTTCAGTGTCTACAGTGCTATTATCAAAGTGGATGTCTGTACAGGCTTCGAGCCCTGGGAGAAAGACACAACATGGATCTGACCGTGG AGGGATTTCAGTCGTGGATGTGGAAAGGGCTGACGTTTCTGTTACCCTTCCTGTTTTTTGGTCAT TTCTGGCAGCTCTTCAAtagcctctctctcttccaaaTGGCTCAGCTCCCAGAATGTAAAGAATGGCAG GTCTTGATGTGTGGCCTCTGCTTCCTTATTCTGTTCATGGGAAACTTCTTCACCACTGTTGCTGTGGTCCGTCACAAGGTCAAGAGCAGGAATCAGAAACCAAAGAGTATGTGA